The Streptomyces sp. NBC_01381 genomic interval GCCAATTAACCACAACTAACAAATCGGCCAAACATTGATATCTATAGCATCGCGAATATTTTCGCGGAGAAACTGCAGAAAAGTGTTCGCCGCGTGGCGTCAGCCGCGGGCGATACTGTGGACCACGGCGGCCGTTGTGGGCCTCGGATTCCTCATCGTGCTGGAGATCGCCGCGCGTCACTACGGCGTACCGGGGCCGATGGCCAACCAGGTGCGAGAGGTGATATTCGCACCCAAATCGGGGCCGTTGTTGTACGCCGGCATGGCGTTGATGATGGTGGTCCTCACCTGGCGTCAGCGGTTCATCGCGGTCGGTTTCGCGATCGGCATCGACCTCGTCTTCCTGCTGGTTCGCTGGGTGCTCGACGCCAAGATGATGTTCGGCAACGGTGCGTTGTGGGTGCTTCTGGCCTATGGGGTCATCGCCGTCACGCGCCGCACCGGCTCGGAACGGATTCTGCTGCTGAAGGGCGTGGGTCTCGGCCTGCTGCTGGTGGCCGGCCGCAAGACGGGCGACACCTGGCTCCTCATCACCTCCAAGACCCGCCCGCTGGTGCTCGACCAGTACCTGGCCAGCGCCGATCACGCGTTGGGCAATCCGTCGTGGGTGGCGGGCCGGATCGTCGAGGCCACCGGCTCGATCGGCGCCCATGTTCTCGACTACGTCTACATTCAGCTCGCGGTGGCCGCGGTCGTCGTCACGGTGTACCAGCTGCGCAACGTGGCCGCCGAGCGCCGCTTCCCGGGCCACCATCTGGTGCGTACGTTCCTGGTCATCGGCCTGCTCGGGCCGGCGATCTACATGATCTTCCCGGTGGTCGGACCGATCTTCGCCTACGGCACCGGCGCCTTCGGTACCGGCGCCGAGCACTTGGCGGTGGCCAATCTGTGGCCGGACACGCCGCCGCCGATCGGTAATCCGCAACCGATGCCGTTCGACGAGCTCACCCCTCGCAATTGCATGCCCAGCCTGCACACCGCGTGGGCCACCGCGATCTTCATTCATTCCCGCAAGGGGCCACGCATTCTGCGCTACGCAGGCACGTTCTGGCTGATCGCCACCCTCGGCGCAACGCTGGGATTCGGCTATCACTACGGCGTGGATATCGTTGCCGGCGTGGTGTTCGCGTTCACGATCGACGCGGCGCTGCGCGCGCACGACCGCGGCTGGGACCGGCACGGAATCCAGCTGGTCGCCTACGGCGTAACGGTCTTCGCTCTGTTCCTGGTGTCGTATCGCTACCTGCCGGTGGAGATGTCCGAATATCCGTGGGTGTTTGGACCGCTTCTTATTCTCGCGATGGCCTCGGTGGTCTACGGCTATATGCGGACCAGCAAGCTGTGGGAGCCGAAGGCGGCCGTACCAGCGCAGCGATCCGAAACGGAACCGCAACCCGAACTCGTGTGATTCAGGTTGCGGCAGGTGGTGGGCCGGGCGCTTACCGGGTGGGGTCGGGAAGCTGAACGTGTGCGGGCGAAGAACTGCCTGGCACAGGCTTCCCGGCCCTCCCCCGCATCCCGTTCGGCCGGGTGCTATCGGGACGCGAGGGCCTGCCGTGTGACGTTCCTGAGGAACAGCACCGGTGTCGCCGCCGTGGCCACGGCGAACACTCCGAAGGCCGGCCGCATGCCGCCCAGCTCGGCCAGCAGGCCCACCAGGGCCGCGCCCAGCGGCATGGCGCCGAAGCTGAAGAGCCGGGCCGCCGCGCCGTAGCGGCCGAGCATCGCGTCGGGGACCATGCGCTGGGTGATGGTGCGGGCGTTGACCGTCCAGAGGGTGCCGCCCATGCCGCCGAGGAAGGCTCCCACCGCCACGGCCGCGATGTTGGTGGTGAGGGCGGGCAGCGCCACCATCGCGGTGGTGCCGACCAGGTCGGCGAACATCGCCCAGCGAGCGCCGAGCAGCCGGTTCACCCAGGTCACGGCCACCGTGCCGGCCACACCACCGACCCCCAGGGCGCTGAGGACGATGCCGTACTCCTGCGGCCCCAGCTCCATGGCCTGCTGTGCGTAGAGCGGCATGAGGGCCAGCCAGGCGCCCCAGACGGCGGCGAGTACGGCGACGACCAGCGAGAGCGTGCGCAGCACCGGGTCGCCCCAGAGGAACCGCAGCCCTTCGGCGATGCGGCTGTTGACCGAGACGGGAGCGGCGTCCGCGGCGGGCCGGGCGGCCTGGAAGCGGCCCACCAGCAGGAGCAGGGCGAGGGCGGCGATCGCGTACGAGGCTCCGATCAGGCCGAGCGCGAGGCCGGTCCCCGCGGCAAGGAGCAGCCCGCCGACGAAAGGCCCGGCGAACTCCTGCCCCACGGTCTCGGCCCCCACCATCCAGGCGTTGGCGCGCTCCCGCCCCGCCGCCGGCACCGCGGCCGGGACCAGCGCGGATGCGGAGGTCGAGGCGAGCACGTCGGCGACACCGAGGATCACCCCGGCGCTGAAGAGCTGAACGAGCGTGATGCCACCGGTCACGGCGGACCCGGTCAGCCAGCCCATCGCCGCGAGCCGCATCCCGTTCGCGCCCCAGAGCAGCCGCCGCCGGTCGAAGCGGTCGACGAGCACGCCGATGTGCAGGGCGACGAGCAGCCAGGGCAGCGTGAGGGTCATCGATACGGCGGTGACCTGGGCGGGCGAGCCGGTGAGCTGGGCCGCGAGCAGGGGCAGGGCCATCTTCATCACGCCGTCGGCGAGGTTGGTCACGGCGGTGAAGCCGACCAGAACTGCGGTGTTGCGCCGGCCAGTGTCTGTTGGAGGGCGACCTTCCAGCGTCACACCACCGAGGCCGTTGCCGGTCTCCGTCCGCTCGGGCACTGCCGTGACCATGACCCTCCCCTAACCGTCTAACGCATTAACCGGTTAGGCCACTCTGGCGCACCTCCCCGCCATCACGCAACCGGTAAAACGCTTAGGCGGTAGAATGGCGGGAACCCGCAGGAGGTGACGCGCCATGCTGGAGCCGCCGGCCTCAGCCGTCCTGGTGGAGGCATTCGCCAACACCGTCGACGTGGAAGAGGCGAGCGACGAGATCGCCACCCCGGCCGGGCTGTCCCAGTGGCTCACGGGCCGCGGCCTGCTCGACGCGCATGGCGACGTCCCCGTCGACGTCCCTGTCGGCATCCCCGCCGA includes:
- a CDS encoding phosphatase PAP2 family protein — encoded protein: MFAAWRQPRAILWTTAAVVGLGFLIVLEIAARHYGVPGPMANQVREVIFAPKSGPLLYAGMALMMVVLTWRQRFIAVGFAIGIDLVFLLVRWVLDAKMMFGNGALWVLLAYGVIAVTRRTGSERILLLKGVGLGLLLVAGRKTGDTWLLITSKTRPLVLDQYLASADHALGNPSWVAGRIVEATGSIGAHVLDYVYIQLAVAAVVVTVYQLRNVAAERRFPGHHLVRTFLVIGLLGPAIYMIFPVVGPIFAYGTGAFGTGAEHLAVANLWPDTPPPIGNPQPMPFDELTPRNCMPSLHTAWATAIFIHSRKGPRILRYAGTFWLIATLGATLGFGYHYGVDIVAGVVFAFTIDAALRAHDRGWDRHGIQLVAYGVTVFALFLVSYRYLPVEMSEYPWVFGPLLILAMASVVYGYMRTSKLWEPKAAVPAQRSETEPQPELV
- a CDS encoding MFS transporter, with amino-acid sequence MVTAVPERTETGNGLGGVTLEGRPPTDTGRRNTAVLVGFTAVTNLADGVMKMALPLLAAQLTGSPAQVTAVSMTLTLPWLLVALHIGVLVDRFDRRRLLWGANGMRLAAMGWLTGSAVTGGITLVQLFSAGVILGVADVLASTSASALVPAAVPAAGRERANAWMVGAETVGQEFAGPFVGGLLLAAGTGLALGLIGASYAIAALALLLLVGRFQAARPAADAAPVSVNSRIAEGLRFLWGDPVLRTLSLVVAVLAAVWGAWLALMPLYAQQAMELGPQEYGIVLSALGVGGVAGTVAVTWVNRLLGARWAMFADLVGTTAMVALPALTTNIAAVAVGAFLGGMGGTLWTVNARTITQRMVPDAMLGRYGAAARLFSFGAMPLGAALVGLLAELGGMRPAFGVFAVATAATPVLFLRNVTRQALASR